In the bacterium genome, one interval contains:
- a CDS encoding RNA polymerase sigma factor RpoD/SigA, giving the protein MRVEREPIRHSGEISLDIYLKQIHDIPLLTREDEARLARAIRAGDQAALAKLVESNLRFVVSVAKQYAGQGLSLTDLINEGNIGLIRAAERFDEKRGFKFISYAVWWVRQAMLQALAEQSRIFRVPLNRATTLYRVGKVQQRLTQDLGREPTVEEIAERLKLSRQEVRGTLDIANVPLSMDESYGEDEENPLRDYLRDEEADPPDADTYRRTLVEDVERALDALPERERAILIHYFGLGGQEPETLERIGERFELTRERIRQIKEETLQKLRGSRQGQALRSYLES; this is encoded by the coding sequence ATGAGAGTCGAACGCGAACCGATCCGGCACAGCGGCGAGATCAGCTTGGACATCTACCTCAAGCAGATCCACGACATCCCGCTGCTGACGCGAGAGGACGAGGCGAGGCTCGCGCGGGCGATCCGCGCCGGCGACCAGGCGGCCCTGGCCAAGCTGGTCGAGTCCAACCTGCGCTTCGTCGTCTCGGTGGCGAAGCAGTACGCGGGGCAGGGTCTGAGCCTGACCGACCTCATCAACGAGGGCAACATCGGCCTCATTCGGGCCGCCGAGCGCTTCGACGAGAAGCGCGGCTTCAAGTTCATCAGCTACGCGGTCTGGTGGGTGCGGCAGGCGATGCTCCAGGCCCTCGCCGAGCAGTCGCGCATCTTCCGCGTTCCGCTCAACCGGGCCACGACGCTCTACCGGGTCGGGAAGGTCCAGCAGCGCCTGACCCAGGACCTCGGCCGCGAGCCCACCGTCGAGGAGATCGCCGAGCGCCTCAAGCTCAGCCGGCAGGAAGTGCGCGGCACGCTGGACATCGCCAACGTGCCGCTGTCGATGGACGAGTCCTACGGCGAGGACGAGGAGAATCCCCTCCGCGATTACCTGCGCGACGAGGAGGCGGATCCTCCGGATGCCGACACCTACCGGCGGACCCTGGTCGAGGACGTCGAGCGGGCGCTCGACGCGCTCCCCGAGCGCGAGCGGGCGATTCTCATCCACTACTTCGGGCTTGGCGGCCAGGAGCCCGAGACGCTCGAGCGCATCGGCGAGCGCTTCGAACTGACGCGCGAGCGCATCCGGCAAATCAAGGAAGAGACCCTGCAGAAACTGCGCGGCTCTCGACAGGGACAGGCCCTGCGCAGCTACCTCGAGTCCTGA
- a CDS encoding M23 family metallopeptidase, translating into MAKKSKRYTLVLIRETEHPIRQLRLKAWQLKAGLGAAAVLLLILLVLGTQGLLRSGSELQLRTARAENARLREDVKRIHARMTRLEGTLREIDDFQRWTRTVAKLEPLGEEALAGGVGGPSSLRPTGELAGIDRRLDRLSGRSQVLRQSAESVLSALRADEKRLRSIPSIHPVSGGRLTSGFGHRIDPFTGRLSHHDGLDFSARTGTPIVSTADGTVLSVEHSATGYGSVLVVDHGEGLQTRYAHCDRILVLPGQKVLRGEVVATVGSSGHSTAPHLHYEVHRHGELGDPLGYILSDEFVVD; encoded by the coding sequence ATGGCGAAGAAGAGCAAGCGCTACACCCTGGTGCTCATTCGCGAGACCGAGCACCCCATCCGCCAGCTGCGGCTCAAGGCCTGGCAGCTCAAGGCGGGTCTCGGCGCGGCCGCCGTCCTCCTGCTCATCCTTCTCGTGCTCGGCACTCAGGGGCTGCTGCGCAGCGGCAGCGAGCTCCAGTTGCGGACCGCCCGAGCGGAGAACGCCCGGCTGCGCGAGGACGTCAAGCGCATTCACGCGCGGATGACCCGGCTCGAGGGCACCCTGCGCGAGATCGACGACTTCCAACGCTGGACGCGCACCGTGGCCAAGCTCGAGCCCCTCGGCGAAGAGGCGCTGGCCGGCGGCGTCGGCGGTCCGAGCAGCCTGCGTCCCACCGGCGAGCTGGCGGGCATCGACCGCCGCCTCGATCGTCTCTCGGGCCGCAGCCAGGTGCTCCGCCAGAGCGCGGAGAGCGTGCTGAGCGCCCTGCGCGCGGACGAGAAGCGCCTGCGCTCGATCCCCTCCATCCATCCGGTGAGCGGCGGCCGCCTGACGAGCGGCTTCGGCCACCGGATCGACCCCTTCACCGGCCGGCTCTCCCACCATGACGGCCTCGATTTCTCGGCGCGCACCGGAACTCCCATCGTCAGCACGGCCGATGGCACCGTCCTCTCCGTCGAGCACTCCGCCACCGGCTACGGCAGCGTCCTGGTGGTCGACCACGGCGAAGGGCTCCAGACCCGCTACGCTCACTGCGACCGGATCCTGGTGCTGCCCGGACAGAAGGTCCTGCGCGGCGAGGTCGTCGCCACCGTCGGCAGCAGCGGTCACTCGACGGCGCCCCACCTGCACTACGAAGTACACCGTCACGGCGAGCTGGGGGATCCGCTCGGCTACATCTTGTCCGACGAATTCGTCGTTGACTGA